The window CGGGCGTTCTGGCTGGACAGCTCCCTGGTCGAGCCCGGGCGGTCGCGGTTCTCGTTCCTCGGGGACGACAGCGGGCCGCTCTCCGAGTTCGTGCGGTACGACGTCACCGCCGGGCGCTGTGAGATCGAGCGGGCCGGACGGCCGGTGCGGAAGGTCTCGGCGAGTGTCTTCGACTATCTGAAGCGGCAGTTGACGAACCGGTGGGTGGACGCGACCGGGTTGCCGTTCGACTTCACCGGGGGCTACGTCGGCTACCTCGGCTACGAGGTGAAGGCCGACTGCGGCTCGCCCAACCGGCACCGCTCCCCCGCCCCGGACGCCGCCTGGCTGTTCGCCGACCGGGTGATCGCGGTGGACCACGAGGAAGGCTTCACCTACGCCGTATGCCTGGCGGAGGACACCCCGCAGGCGGCGCGCGAGGCCGCCGACTGGCTGGAGGGCGCGCTGGCGGAGCTGAGCTGTGTGGCGACGGAGCGGGCACCACTGCCCGTGCCGTCGGCCCCGGCCGACCCCGGCGCCGCCGAGCCGTGGCTCGTACGGGACCGGGCGACGTATCTCGCGGACATCGAGGCGTGCCAGCGGGAGTTGCGGGCCGGCACCAGCTATGAGGTGTGCCTGACGAACGCCGCCCGTTTACCCGCTCCGCCCGACGCGCTCGAGTTCTACCGGACGCTGCGCCGCGACAACCCGGCCCCGTACGCGGCGTTCCTGAGATTCGGCGGGCTGGAGGTGGCCGGTTCCTCGCCCGAGCGGTTTCTGAAAATCGGCCGGGACGGTACCGCCGAGGCCCGGCCCATCAAGGGGACCGCGCCCCGAGGCGACGGACCGGAGGAGGACGCCCGGCTGCGGGACGCGCTCGCGTCGGACGACAAGACCCGGGCCGAGAACCTGATGATCGTCGATCTGCTCCGCAACGACCTGGGGCAGGTCTGCAGGACGGGGTCGGTACGGGTGTCGAAGCTGATGGCCACGGAGACCTACGCCACGGTGCATCAGCTCGTCTCGACCGTGGTGGGACGGCTGCGGCCGGGCACGGACGCGGTGGACTGCGTCCGGGCCTGCTTCCCCGGCGGGTCGATGACCGGCGCGCCGAAGCTGCGCACGCTGGAGATCATCGACTCGCTGGAGACCGAGGCCCGGGGCGTGTACTCCGGCGCCCTCGGCTACTTCGGGTGCGGCGGCGGCGCGGATCTCAACATCGTCATCCGTACCGCCGTGTTCGCCGACGGCCAGCTGCATCTGGGCGCGGGTGGCGCGATCGTCCTCGGCTCCGATCCGGAGGCGGAGTACGACGAGATGCTGCTGAAGACCGCCGCCCCGATGCGCGCCCTGCACCAGCACACGGCCGACCGGATACGGCGTCAGACCCCGCCGGGAGACAGAGCCGGGGCGGGCGGGGAGGCCCGGCGATGACCAGTTCTCAGGTCGAGATGACCAGTGTGACCACGCTTCAGGAAGGCCTCGGTCCGGCCGAGGCCGAGGCCCCCGGGAACATGGCCGCCCAGCTCGCGGAGCTCGCCGAGCGGCGTGGGTGGAACGGGCGGACCGCGTTTCACCAGGGGCACCGGGCCTGGACCCATGGGGAGGTGCACGACCTCGCGGCCCGGGCGGCCACCGTGCTCGCCGATCACGGGGTGCGCCCCGGGGACCGGGTACTGCTGGCGCTGCCCGACTCGCTCGCGTGGGTGACGGCGTTCCTCGCCACTGCCCGTCTCGGCGCCGTCGCGGTCCTGGTCAACCCCGAACTCCCGGCGGCCGACCATGTGTTCCTGACCGAGGACACCGGGGCCCTGCTGTGCGTGACGGGGCCGGGCCTGGAGGAGCGGTTCGCCCGCCGGGCCTGCCTCGGAGCGGATCAGCTGATGGCACTCGCCCCGGCCGCCGAGCCCGCGCCCACGCACCAGGTCGACGCGCACGCCCCGCTCTACATCCAGTACACCTCCGGTACGACGGGCCGCCCCAAGGGCGTCGTGCACACGCACGGCGATCCCCGGACGTACCACGACCTGGTCGGCCGGCGGGTGCTGCGGATCACGGCGGACGACGTCACGCTGTCGGTGTCGAAGCTGTACTTCGCCTACGGCTTCGGCAACGCTTTCGTCTTCCCGCTGTTCTCGGGTTCGTCCGCGGTGCTGGTGGACCGGCGTCCGACCCCGGCCGGCATCGACGAGCTGGTCGCCCGGCACCGGGTGACGCTGCTCTACTCGGTGCCGTCCGCGTACGCCGCGCTGGTCGCCGAGCGGGGCCACGGGCACGAGGGCTGCTTCGCCTCGGTCAGGGCCGCGGTGTCGGCCGGTGAGGGGCTGCCGGACGGGCTCGCACGGCAGCTCACCGCGCTGCTCGGGGCGCCGGTGCTGGAGCAGATCGGCTCCACCGAGGCCGGTCACGCGTTCTGCGCCAACGGCTTCGCCCACGACCACCCCGGGACCGTCGGCCGTCCCGTGCCCGGCTTCGAGGTGGAGCTGCGCGGCCGTGACGGGCGCCCGGTGCCGGACGGCGAGGAGGGCGAGATGTGGGTGCGCGGGCCGACGGTCACCCCGGGCTATCTGAACCGGCCCGAGGAGACCGCCCGGACCCTGGTCGGCGGCTGGCTGGCCACCCACGACCGGGCGTGCCGCGAACCGGACGGCTCCTACCGGCATCTGGGCCGCGCCGACGACATGGAGATGGTCGGCGGCATCACCGTCTCCCCGCTGGAGGTGGAGGCCGTGCTGCGCGGCCATCCGGCGGTACGGGAGGTGGCGGTCGCGGCCGTGCCCGACGGGCGGGGCGCGAGCCGGCTACGGGCCTTCGTGGTGCCGGCCGCGGCCGTGCGGGACGGTCTGCCGGACGAGCTGATCGGCCTGGCGCGGGAGAGCCTCGCCGCCTTCAAGGTCCCCCGCAGCGTCAGCTTCGTCCCGTCGCTGCCGCGCACCCCGACCGGGAAACTCCGCCGCCATCTGGTGCGCCGGGGTGCCTGGTGAACACCACGGAGAGGAACGGCCTCATGCGACAGTCCCCGGCTCAGCCCCGGCCTCTGCTCGCCGATCGCGGCTTCTATCTGGGACCGGTCTTCCGGCGTGCCGCCGACCGCCACGGGGCCGTCTTCGTCACCCTGGACCGGTCGCTGGACGTCAACCCCTCCCTCGGGGTCGACCTGAGCTACACCGTGCTCGCCGACGTGGTCGAGGAACTGTCCGGGCGGCTGTGGGAGGCCGGGGTGCGGCCCTCGGAGCAGGTCGTCGTGCACAAGGCCGACAACGTCGACATCATGCTGCTGACCTGCGCCGCCGCCAGGATCGGCGCCGTGCCCGTGCTGCTGTCGCCCACGCTGGCCCCGCAGATCGCCGGGCAGCTCCTCGCGCGGCTGCGCCGCCCCTGGCTGATCACCGACAGCGCCACCCTGGACGGGCTGAAGGACCTCGCCCTGGACGGGCTCGTGCGGCGGACGCTCTCCGTGGACGACGCGTCCGGGGCGGAGCCCCTGGCGACGTACGCCGGCGCCGAGCCGCCCCCGCCGGTCCGGCTCCACCCCCGCGAACCCGCCCTGATCACCCACAGCTCGGGCACCACCGGGGTGCCGAAGCTGGCCGTGCACTGCGCGCAGACCATGTGGAACCGGCTCGTGCCGCAGCAGGCGATGGGCTGGCCCACCCGGGGCGAGCCGGCGGCGCTGCACATGTCGTTCGTGCACTCGCGCTTCTACCATCTGCTCGGCGTCCTGCTGCACTTCGGCAGCCCGCTCGTGCTGATCACCGACCCGGACCCGGCCGCGGTGGGCCCGCTGCTGGTCC of the Streptomyces koelreuteriae genome contains:
- the pabB gene encoding aminodeoxychorismate synthase component I, whose translation is MKTLLIDNYDSYTYNLFQLIAEVNGEEPVVVRNDAPVDGIPDLREFDNLVVSPGPGHPGDTRDFGIGTRLLASSPVPVLGVCLGHQGIALGERGLVEPAPQPRHGHLSTIRHDEQDLFQGLPQHFTAVRYHSLAVREPLPPALEATAWSEDGVLMGLRHRDRPLWGVQFHPESVLTEYGHRMLVNFRNLTAARAGKLRTKNTAVPSPEAPTRRRASVPECDAGVRRPAGARGARAAAASEARLSGRAAGVSGAEAGGRSGPVAGPLRAGGPRAAAVFPVSAMSRAAVNPAGEAVAGRSGAGDDAPLSPTPPTVAIPRPRRPGRVGYRLHTRRVTGAVDTEAVFTRMFAGSARAFWLDSSLVEPGRSRFSFLGDDSGPLSEFVRYDVTAGRCEIERAGRPVRKVSASVFDYLKRQLTNRWVDATGLPFDFTGGYVGYLGYEVKADCGSPNRHRSPAPDAAWLFADRVIAVDHEEGFTYAVCLAEDTPQAAREAADWLEGALAELSCVATERAPLPVPSAPADPGAAEPWLVRDRATYLADIEACQRELRAGTSYEVCLTNAARLPAPPDALEFYRTLRRDNPAPYAAFLRFGGLEVAGSSPERFLKIGRDGTAEARPIKGTAPRGDGPEEDARLRDALASDDKTRAENLMIVDLLRNDLGQVCRTGSVRVSKLMATETYATVHQLVSTVVGRLRPGTDAVDCVRACFPGGSMTGAPKLRTLEIIDSLETEARGVYSGALGYFGCGGGADLNIVIRTAVFADGQLHLGAGGAIVLGSDPEAEYDEMLLKTAAPMRALHQHTADRIRRQTPPGDRAGAGGEARR
- a CDS encoding AMP-binding protein, whose protein sequence is MTSVTTLQEGLGPAEAEAPGNMAAQLAELAERRGWNGRTAFHQGHRAWTHGEVHDLAARAATVLADHGVRPGDRVLLALPDSLAWVTAFLATARLGAVAVLVNPELPAADHVFLTEDTGALLCVTGPGLEERFARRACLGADQLMALAPAAEPAPTHQVDAHAPLYIQYTSGTTGRPKGVVHTHGDPRTYHDLVGRRVLRITADDVTLSVSKLYFAYGFGNAFVFPLFSGSSAVLVDRRPTPAGIDELVARHRVTLLYSVPSAYAALVAERGHGHEGCFASVRAAVSAGEGLPDGLARQLTALLGAPVLEQIGSTEAGHAFCANGFAHDHPGTVGRPVPGFEVELRGRDGRPVPDGEEGEMWVRGPTVTPGYLNRPEETARTLVGGWLATHDRACREPDGSYRHLGRADDMEMVGGITVSPLEVEAVLRGHPAVREVAVAAVPDGRGASRLRAFVVPAAAVRDGLPDELIGLARESLAAFKVPRSVSFVPSLPRTPTGKLRRHLVRRGAW